A segment of the bacterium genome:
TGAGTGTTGATAGAGTAAAATTTAGAAGGACAGTAAGACCGGGAGACCAGTTAATTCTTGAAGTTGAGGTTGTAAAATTAAAGAGTAAGGTTGGGCAGATTCAGGGCAGGGCTTATGTAGATGGTAAAATTGCCGCAGAAGCACTTTTAATGTTTACAGTGGTTGAGCCATAAAATGAAAAGAATCCATCCAACAGCAATTATATCACCAGAGGTTGAAATTGGTGAAGATGTTGAAATAGGTCCTTATGCAATTATTGAAGGAAATGTTAAAATCAGAAATGGATGTGTAATAGGTCCTTTTGTTCACATTCAGGGTTATACAGAAATAGGAGAAAATAACAGAATTTTTACAGGAGCAATAGTTGGAAGTATACCACAGGATTTGAAATATAAAGGAGAGATAACATATTTAAGAATCGGCAAAAACAATACAATAAGAGAATTTGTAACAATAAATCCTGGAACTTCAAAAGGAGAAGAAACCAGAATTGGAGACAATAATTTAATAATGGCTTACTGTCATATTGCTCATAACTGTATAATCAAAAATAATGTTATAATGGCAAATTATGCTGCTTTAGCAGGACATGTAATAGTTGATGACTATGCCATTATAGGTGGACTTACAGGTGTTCATCAATTCTGTAAAATAGGCAAACACTCAATAATAGGTGGTGCTTCAAAAGTTACAATGGATATATTACCTTATATTATAGCAGATGGTCATCCTGCAAAACCCTGTGGAATAAATGTTGTCGGACTTAGAAGAAGAAATTTCCCAAAGGAGAAAATAGAAATTCTGGAAAAAGCATACAAAATTATTTTCAGGTCTGGATTGAATACTTCTGATGCATTGGAAAAACTTGAAGAAATAAACAATTGTGAAGAAATAAAAGATATAATTGAATTTATAAAGACATCTGAAAGAGGAATTGCAAAAGAAAGAGAATAAATGAAAGAAAATCTTGCAATTCTGGTAAGTGATGATTTTTTTTCTGAATATTCATTTTTAAAATTAAAAGAAAAATATAATTTATTCCCCTTTTCCTTTTCAGAA
Coding sequences within it:
- the lpxA gene encoding acyl-ACP--UDP-N-acetylglucosamine O-acyltransferase encodes the protein MKRIHPTAIISPEVEIGEDVEIGPYAIIEGNVKIRNGCVIGPFVHIQGYTEIGENNRIFTGAIVGSIPQDLKYKGEITYLRIGKNNTIREFVTINPGTSKGEETRIGDNNLIMAYCHIAHNCIIKNNVIMANYAALAGHVIVDDYAIIGGLTGVHQFCKIGKHSIIGGASKVTMDILPYIIADGHPAKPCGINVVGLRRRNFPKEKIEILEKAYKIIFRSGLNTSDALEKLEEINNCEEIKDIIEFIKTSERGIAKERE